A genome region from Brassica oleracea var. oleracea cultivar TO1000 chromosome C2, BOL, whole genome shotgun sequence includes the following:
- the LOC106325355 gene encoding glutamate decarboxylase 4: protein MVLSKTASESDVSIHSTFASRYVRTSLPRFEMPENSIPKEAAYQIINDELMLDGNPRLNLASFVTTWMEPECDKLMMESINKNYVDMDEYPVTTELQNRCVNMIARLFNAPLGDGEAAVGVGTVGSSEAIMLAGLAFKRQWQNKRKAQGLPYDKPNIVTGANVQVCWEKFARYFEVELKEVKLREGYYVMDPEKAVEMVDENTICVAAILGSTLTGEFEDVKLLNDLLVEKNKQTGWDTGIHVDAASGGFIAPFLYPELEWDFRLPLVKSINVSGHKYGLVYAGIGWVVWRTKSDLPDELIFHINYLGADQPTFTLNFSKGSSQVIAQYYQLIRLGFEGYRNVMDNCRENMMVLRQGLEKTGRFNIVSKENGVPLVAFSLKDSSCHDEFEVAETLRRFGWIVPAYTMPADAQHVTVLRVVIREDFSRTLAERLVADFEKVLHELDTLPARVHAKMANGKANGVKKTEEETTREVTAYWKKFVETKKSNKNRIC from the exons ATGGTTTTGTCTAAGACAGCTTCGGAATCTGATGTTTCAATCCATTCAACTTTTGCTTCTCGTTACGTCCGTACCTCTCTGCCACG ATTTGAGATGCCTGAGAACTCGATCCCAAAGGAAGCAGCGTACCAAATCATCAACGACGAGCTAATGCTCGACGGTAACCCTAGGCTTAACCTAGCCTCATTCGTGACCACGTGGATGGAGCCAGAGTGTGACAAGCTCATGATGGAATCCATCAACAAAAACTACGTCGACATGGACGAGTACCCTGTCACCACCGAGCTTCAGAACCGATGCGTCAACATGATCGCGCGTCTCTTCAACGCACCGCTCGGTGACGGTGAGGCTGCGGTTGGCGTCGGCACCGTGGGATCATCGGAGGCGATTATGTTGGCTGGTTTGGCCTTTAAGAGACAGTGGCAGAATAAGCGGAAGGCTCAAGGGCTTCCTTACGATAAGCCCAATATCGTAACCGGAGCTAATGTTCAG GTTTGCTGGGAGAAGTTCGCAAGGTATTTCGAGGTGGAGCTTAAAGAAGTGAAGCTAAGAGAAGGATACTACGTGATGGACCCTGAGAAGGCGGTCGAAATGGTAGACGAGAACACAATCTGTGTTGCAGCCATTCTCGGTTCAACGTTAACCGGAGAATTCGAAGACGTTAAGCTCCTTAACGACCTCCTAGTCGAGAAAAACAAGCAAACGGG ATGGGATACGGGGATCCATGTGGATGCAGCGAGTGGTGGGTTTATTGCTCCTTTCTTGTATCCAGAGCTGGAGTGGGATTTCCGGTTACCATTGGTTAAGAGCATAAATGTGAGTGGTCACAAATACGGTTTGGTTTACGCTGGAATCGGTTGGGTTGTATGGAGAACCAAATCCGATTTGCCTGATGAACTTATCTTCCATATCAATTATCTTGGCGCTGACCAACCGACCTTCACTCTCAACTTCTCCAAAG GTTCAAGTCAAGTGATTGCTCAGTACTACCAGCTGATTCGTCTTGGATTCGAG GGATATCGCAACGTGATGGATAATTGTCGTGAAAACATGATGGTCCTAAGACAAGGATTAGAGAAGACAGGACGTTTCAACATAGTCTCCAAGGAAAACGGTGTTCCATTAGTGGCGTTCTCGTTAAAAGACAGTAGTTGCCACGACGAGTTCGAAGTGGCTGAGACTCTCCGTCGCTTTGGGTGGATTGTTCCGGCCTACACGATGCCCGCGGATGCTCAACATGTCACCGTCCTCCGAGTGGTGATTCGAGAAGATTTCTCTCGAACCTTAGCCGAGAGGTTGGTCGCAGACTTCGAGAAGGTGCTTCACGAGCTTGATACGCTTCCGGCAAGGGTTCACGCTAAGATGGCCAACGGAAAAGCTAACGGTGTTAAGAAGACTGAGGAGGAAACCACGAGGGAAGTTACTGCGTATTGGAAGAAGTTTGTGGAGACAAAGAAGAGTAACAAGAACAGGATTTGCTAA
- the LOC106324613 gene encoding protein NRT1/ PTR FAMILY 8.4-like: MGSIDEETSLLEAEQSLLQEEVKLYAEDGSVDIYGNPPLKQKTGNWKACPFIFANECCERLAYYGIAKNLITYFTNELHETNVSAARHVMTWQGTCYITPLLGSLIADAYWGRYRTIACFSAIYFSGMVALTLSASVPGLKPGECVGSICPPATMPQQAVLFSGLYLIALGTGGIKPCVSSFGADQFDQTDPSERVRKASFFNWYYFSINVGAFVSSTLLVWVQENCGWELGFMIPTVFMGLATASFFFGTPLYRFQKPRGSPITRACQVLVAAYRNMNLKLPEENHTPLSEVTDGYKFLDKAAMISEEDTIHDPWKLCTVTQVEEVKIILRLFPIWSSGIIFSVLHSQIYTLYVQQGRSMQRTIGSFEIPPATLGMFDTATVLITVPIYDRLIVPFVRRFTGLAKGFTDLQRMGIGLFVSVLSLAVAAIVETVRLRLSREIGDMTIFWQVPQYFLMGTAGVFFFVGRIQFFYEQSPDTMRSLCNAWALLTTTLGNYLSSMIVTAVACLSGKDDGWIPSDNLNNGHLDYFFWLLVCLGSVNIPVFVFFSVRYTQKKV; this comes from the exons ATGGGTTCCATTGATGAAGAAACGTCACTCCTTGAAGCTGAACAATCTCTTTTACAG GAAGAAGTGAAACTGTATGCTGAAGATGGGTCAGTAGACATTTATGGAAACCCACCATTAAAGCAGAAAACAGGAAACTGGAAAGCTTGCCCATTCATTTTTG CCAATGAATGCTGTGAACGGTTGGCTTATTATGGCATTGCCAAGAATCTAATCACTTACTTCACAAATGAATTGCACGAGACCAATGTTTCTGCAGCTAGACACGTCATGACATGGCAAGGAACATGTTATATCACTCCTCTACTTGGATCTCTAATAGCTGATGCTTATTGGGGAAGATATAGGACAATTGCTTGTTTCTCTGCCATTTATTTCAGC GGAATGGTTGCACTGACACTCTCAGCTTCAGTTCCGGGTTTGAAGCCAGGGGAATGTGTAGGTTCCATCTGTCCACCCGCAACAATGCCTCAGCAAGCAGTTTTATTTTCGGGGCTTTACCTCATCGCCCTCGGGACAGGAGGAATCAAACCATGTGTCTCATCCTTTGGTGCTGATCAGTTTGACCAGACTGATCCAAGTGAACGTGTCAGAAAAGCTTCTTTCTTTAACTGGTACTACTTCTCAATCAACGTTGGTGCGTTTGTCTCATCTACTCTTCTAGTATGGGTTCAAGAGAATTGTGGGTGGGAGCTAGGGTTCATGATACCAACCGTGTTCATGGGACTCGCTACAGCTAGTTTCTTCTTTGGCACTCCTCTTTATAGGTTTCAGAAACCTAGAGGCAGTCCCATTACTAGAGCTTGCCAAGTTCTTGTAGCTGCATACCGTAACATGAACCTCAAGCTCCCTGAAGAAAACCACACACCTCTGTCCGAAGTAACGGACGGTTACAAGTTTCTTGACAAAGCCGCAATGATCTCAGAAGAAGACACCATTCACGACCCGTGGAAGCTATGTACTGTGACTCAAGTCGAAGAAGTTAAGATTATATTACGTTTGTTCCCTATTTGGTCCTCAGGGATCATCTTCTCAGTCCTCCACTCACAGATCTACACTCTTTATGTCCAACAAGGACGGTCCATGCAACGAACCATAGGCTCATTTGAGATCCCTCCAGCTACTCTCGGCATGTTCGACACTGCAACTGTTCTCATAACCGTTCCAATCTACGATAGACTCATCGTTCCCTTTGTGAGAAGGTTCACAGGCTTAGCTAAAGGCTTCACTGACCTACAACGCATGGGGATTGGACTGTTCGTCTCTGTCTTGAGCTTAGCAGTTGCAGCTATAGTTGAGACGGTTCGGTTACGTTTATCCCGAGAAATTGGAGACATGACAATCTTCTGGCAAGTCCCTCAGTACTTTCTTATGGGGACTGCTGGTGTTTTTTTCTTCGTTGGTCGGATTCAGTTTTTCTATGAGCAGTCTCCAGATACAATGAGAAGTTTGTGTAATGCTTGGGCACTTCTTACTACTACGCTTGGAAACTACTTGAGTTCGATGATTGTTACGGCTGTGGCGTGTTTGAGCGGGAAAGATGATGGTTGGATTCCTTCAGACAACCTTAACAACGGACATCTTGATTACTTCTTTTGGCTTTTGGTCTGTCTTGGGTCTGTGAACATTCCAGTTTTTGTCTTCTTCTCTGTTAGATACACGCAGAAGAAGGTTTAG